A region of the Chroicocephalus ridibundus chromosome 1, bChrRid1.1, whole genome shotgun sequence genome:
AGAACAAGGCAGTGAAGAAGGGAATAGCACTTAAGACCCTTGTGTTCAACTCCTGCAGTGTTACCAGCTCCTATAGAGCTAGAGAAGAGGAGAGAGCGTGACTGAGGTTGTACTCCTTCTGTGTGAAAGTCTACTGGAGAAAGacaagccccacacagccacagCACTGGTCATTAAAACTCCTCCAAATCCAGGAGCTATGCTGCATGCTATGTGCAGCCAAAGACTAGTTTTTTCGCTAGGGACTGTGTGCACATATGCGGACAGAGAAGACTACTGCAATGtcatcttccttcctcttttctcaggTACCTTATCttcttctgcctccctgtgtGGGCTGATGCAGCCTCCATGTATGGTGAGATCTTGTCACCCAATTATCCTCAGGTGTATCCCAATGATGTGCAGAAATCTTGGGAAATCCAGGTCCCTTCGGGATATGGCATTCGCCTTTATTTCACACATATGGATCTTGAACCATCGCAGAACTGCGAATATGACTTTGTGAAGGTACTGTCCCCATCCTCAAGTGAGAAAAAGACAAGAAGGTGGGTTAGAGCACAGAACGGCAGAGCCGTGTACAAAGCTCAGGGCTGGAAGAGGAGATAGACACATCCTTCCTGTTCTGAGCTCCAAGAAGCCCAAACTGAGTGTATCCACACTAGCAGTCACTAAATTGATTTGAGTTTGCCTCATAACCGCATGAGCATCTCCTGTATTCATAGGAAAAGCCTTCTTAGCCATCACCGACACCTCTCTATGGCAAGGCACATTCTTACCCAGTGAACCATAGGTATAAAAGGACCATTTTCTTAGGGCATTGATTTTCTGTCCCTGAAATTATTCAGAATTAACCCCTGAGTGGGCATAGATGATTTAATGCAATCATAAATTGATTGGAAATTATGAAGGTTAAAAACAATCAAGAGATTGTGTATGGATAGTGGGCACTCAGATAAAGTGTTGTGGTCCATTGCGCCACAGTTTTCAATGGCTTATGCACTACAGCTTTCTTAAAACTGAGAGACCCACTAGTTGTGCTCCATGTTGTCCCACAAGGCACAAAAGATCAGGCATTTCCAcacaaacagacagaaaacaagaccATCCTATCCTACGATAGCTATGTGTGAAAAGGGGCAATAAGGTTGGGTGCAGCACCAGAAGGAGACCTTGGAGAAGGACCAAGGTGGGACAGTAGGATGGATGTGCTCTGCTGGGAGCTGTAATAACCTGTGTCGTTTTGCAACAAACCAATGAACCTGTTAGACTGCAGACCGTCAGTGATTGGTTTTGCCATTTTGAACCACGGTGTTGATTTTTTGTACAAGTGGGCCTGAGGAAAGGATGTTGACAGACAACTCTGCATTAATTTGTATCTGAGAAATTAAGCCAGGTATTTCACAGGTGGGACATCAGTAGAAGGGAAAAATCCTCAAGCGTCTTGCAAATGTCATGAAACTGGTTGTCTAGGGGCTCCATTCAGCTGTACCTTGGCTGACTGTCTTCCACTCTTGGCCAGCTGTCTTCCACCCTTGGCCAGCTTCGTGGTGACACAGCAGTCTTGGTCCCTACTGCTGTCTATGTGACATGGCTGTGCCCTGGGAGATCAACCTGAATGTTGTGAGAAATGCATGCAATTTAGGAGCCTTTGGTTAGCCACCTATGAGCAGAAAGACTCAAGTGTTGGTAATTGCACATATTCCAGTAATGTGATAAGACCTCTCTGCATTCTTCTGCAGATCGTGTCAGGTGGCCATGTTGAAGGTGTGCTTTGTGGGCGGAAGAAACCTCGTGCCCCTGGCTCCTCGATTGTGGAGGAATTTCATGTCCCTTATGACACCCTCACTATGAGCTTCCAATCAGACTTTTCCAACGAGGAGCATTTCACTGGTTTTGCAGCCTACTATGTTGCAGTGGGTAAGGTTAAACCAGCCTCCTCTGAATCTCTGTATTGTCCAGGCTATGGGGGGAGGAAAGCTGACATAAGGGTTTTCCTTACAAGAATGCCTTATTTAAAAGAGATCCCAGGCGAGGGGACTGCTTTCCAATATGGCCAGTATAAATGCTGTTTTAGAGATACCTTTTCCTTGTTGTCCACCAGTTTGCTTCACTTTCTCATCTTCTTCCTGCCCTTAGGGCCCCCTTTTAATCTTGTCTGATTCATCTTTTCACACTTGCAGACTTGGATGAATGCATGGATTTTGTGGAGGAACCTTGCAGTCATTACTGTAATAATTATATTGGAGGTTACTTCTGTACCTGCCCACCAGATTATTTCCTCTATGACGATAAGAAAACATGTGGAGGTAAGACATATACATGAGCTGCGGTCAACAGCAAGAGTTAATTTAGGCCACGTGAGATATTGTACATGGAAGACCTTCTCTATCAACCTTCTCAACCAGTTGCGACAGGTatattttgggagaaaaaacatCACAGTGCAAATCTGAACTGGCAGTAGACCGTGATTTTGGGAATTCTGTTAACATATTCGTAACATTCTTCGTGTCAGGAGAATTAAGAAACTACTAAATTATATTGTTTAAAGACTGTGATGGAGACCCTTCTTAGCATACTGCTATCTGTGAATCTTTTAATCTCTGACAAAACAGGGCAGTCcaatacagacacaaaaatggccaacgGGCTGCTTGGCTTGAATCAAAAAATTGCAAAGTCACAAATAGTGCATATTGAAAGGAGTATAATATGAGGATCTGAGCACGAGGAAAGGAAGCCTAAATTGCAGTTGGAAGGTGAAAAGGCAGGCCACTAGAAATTAAAGTCTCTGGGTAATTAGATAGAGAATGGCCCTGGTTTTAGTTTCTTGGAAAGATGCAATGTTGTCACATGGTTAATGCAGGTGTCTGGGGAGACTGGAGATGTAGTGGAAGAGAGAAGGCTTGTTAGTTCCATACATGGACCAGTTCCTTTCTGAATCCTGCCTGTGTTCCTTCCTTAATCCTAGTGAACTGCACTGGAAATGTCTTCACGGAGCCATCGGGGGAGATTTCCAGCCCCAACTATCCTAACCAGTACCCAGAGAACTCACGGTGTGACTACCGAGTGGCTCTGGGGCCAGGCTACTTTGTGACATTGACCATACGCAGCGAGGACTTTGACGTGGAACCAGCCAACTCAGAAGGGACTTGCCACGACAGCTTAACAGTAGGTGTGGGACTTGGGGAGGGAGTCAGGATGCTCTGGATCTCCCCTCAATCTCCTGATACTCAGAAGACCTTCTGACTGCTTAACTTTATTTTCAACTATGTTGCCTTTTGAAATTATTGGGAATATCTCTCTCTCTGAATGCATTTggtatttctcatttcttcttgtttgttaTTTTCTCAGATTGTCTCTGGGAAGCAGCGCTTTGGTCCCTATTGTGGCAGCAAATTCCCAGGTCCTCCTGAAATCAAAACTAGGAACAACATTCTTGACATAATCTTCCAGACAAACCACGCAGTACAGCACAAAGGCTGGAAAATACGCTACTATGGGGATCGTGAGTATGCACTTGGGAAAGAATTCTCTCTGCTGCTGAGTTAGGAAGAGAGCTTGTCCCACGTCAGATTCATGGTACAACAGCATGTTAACTTGTTCACAGCTGCTGGTACTAAGTAAACAGAGGATGCCTGTTTGCTAGGCAGAATAATCCCTGGGGGGAATGAAGTTGTGAGCTGGAAGGACAGTAAGTCTTGGACGAGTTAATCACTGATTTCTGCCTATCTCTTCAAAGCTGTAACCTGTCCCCCGAGCGTCATCCCCAACTCTGTTCTTGATCCAAAGAAGGATAGGTATATCTTCAAGGACAATGTGAAGGTGACCTGTGTGGAAGGCTATGAAATTGTGAGGGTAAGTTACATAAAAAAGCATATATCCTCTCTGGCCCTATCAGCAGCTTCCTGATGCCATTTCCCATCAGGTGTCCTGGGCACCTTTGGGGACTCGAAGTTTTCACCACAGCTCTAGGAAGTGGAAACTTCTCCCAGCCACTGCAGCATTTTGAGGACCCTTCAGTGGAGCGCCTGTGTCAGATACATTTCATGACCAGTGATTTACATGGGTCGTGTGTTCTTTTCCCTAGCAACGAGACAGCTTCATGACTTTTCACTCCAGCTGTCAGGACAACGGTGAATGGACCAACTCCCATTTCAGCTGTGTTCGTAAGTGACCCATCTCTATATTGTGGGAAGCAGACCGGAATGGAGCCTTTAGGCTCTAGATCCACTGTATCTCCCGGTTAGGAGGACACTGAAGGACTGGGATGTGCGCATGATGAAGGGACAGAGGAAGGGAGCGCTGATGACTGTACAGGGACCAGAGGAGCTGGGTGGTTCCCCATCATACAGAATAACCATATTGCTGAGTAAGGCTACCCCTTTGATAATATTTggtcatttttgtttcttctctacaGCTGTGAACTGTGGCGATCCTATTGCCATTGACAATGCCCAAGCCGTATACGTCTCTGAACTTCATGAGCCTCTCTACAAAGCTGCTGTCCGGTATCAATGTGATGCACCTTACTATACCCTGAAAACCGAAGGGGATGGTAAGTATTGCCTCTGCAACACAAACACATTTCTTGGATTGAAGGCCTAAGAAATGGTACTGGGATCGTCACAGGGCTGAGATTATATCCCATCAGGTCAAGACTGGGAAAAGGTTCTTATTGGTGTGGGATTGCAGGCAATGTTTTTGTGTTGCCTTTGTGTTTATACCCTGTAATAATGTCTGAACTTGGGCTCTTGACCTTAAATGCATTAGCAAGTCCTCTCTCCATCTGCTTGGTGTGTGAAGCATGGAGATTTTTGTCACATCTGACACACATTTCTGGTGAAGAAGTAAAGGACTAAAGAAATCTATTAGATGAGGTCCCTCCAAACTAGAGGCAGAAGCACCCTGGTGGGATCGTGTACTTCTAGGGAGATTCAGCAATGTTTACCAACCAGTGCTCACTTTGGAAATGAGAAGGTTAATACATCATCTTATACAGTAATGCTACTTACCCTCTCTTCATCTTGATTGTGTCTTTAtgtcactctttttttcttgtgttttccaaGCGGTGTATCAGTGCTCAGCCAGTGGAGAATGGGTCAACAAAGAGATGGGAACAAAGCTACCAAAATGTGTCCCAGGTACTACCAAAACTGTGTATACATATAGGATGCATATGAAGACCAGTGCTTCTTCCATCTGtctgtttttaaactgttaaTCCTGAAAGTACGGTTGATCCTTTCTATGCTGTTTAAATCACATTGGACAGGGTGTTTCTGAAAGCTGTGAGCCCCAAGGAAAGGTCAGATGAGGCAGCAGAAAGAAACTGGAAGCAAAAGTGGGCAACATAATAAGACATCTGGTATAACAGGACCTCTTCAAGTATCAGTGTGTGTTTCTGCACCAGTTTCCCCACCTTCAAGGGTGCACATTCTCAAGTTGTTCAGCGCTTTAGATCTCTGTCTGCATTATAGGTAGCAAAAAGACGGACAGGTCAAAAAACATGTCTGACAATGCTGGACCTTTCTTTCTTCAGTCCCTCCCAACCTACACTGAGAACTGTAGCTTCTCTTCAAACCTCTCCTGGGGGTAGCGTCCAGCTGTCCACTGGGCGCTGCAGATGCAGCACTATAGAGAAAGGTCTTTCGCTACTCTCACTGAAAGTCATAGCCTAAACCCTTAAGGTTTAATGCATCCTTCAGTACTCAGATACACTTTCTGCATCTGAAGGCTCAAGCAATATCCCTGTCAGGGACCTTCTCATCCTCTCTTTGTGTGCTTGGGAGACACTGAAGAGGAAAGTGCATGGGTACCACTGCTGCTCCTGACTGCTGGTTGTTACGGCTGCGTCTTAACTTCCAGCTGGTAGAGTGAATTTTAAATCCTACGTATTCTGCACGCTGTTCAGCTTACCCTCTTACAGGAGGCGGCATGCCTTGGGCTAGTTGTACATGATGCCTGTTCACTACTCCAAACCCCCAAATACTCCTTGACAAAGTACAAAATGCAGCTGAAGATGACTCTTAAGGGCCAGCTCAGCCAGTGACTTGGACTATACAAGTGCACAGTGTAAAATGCAAACGGTAAGATAAAGCTCAGGGAATTTACTACCCACAAGGAGGTTACAAAGAATATGAAGAAAGACTCTTCTCAGTGGGACACAGCAATAAAGGACAATGACAGGCAATGGATACAAGTTGCAGCAAAGGAAATTCCGActgtatttaaggaaaaatgcTCACCCAGAGCACTGGAACTGTTGGCCAGAGAGGCTGGCTAATCATCACCCTTGAAGATGATCAGAAGCCCTCTGGCAAAGCCCCTGAGCAACCTGGCTTTGCTGTtaggagggcaggagaagggcagttaGAGATGAAGAGGTTGAGCTAGAGACATACAGAGGTACTTTCCAGCCTAAATCTTTCTATTATTATGTGAAATTCTGTAACAAACTCTGCTTTATTTAAATTGGAAGCTACCTACTGGCTATAGTTCCTTAATCTCTGACGATATGACTAAGGGTTCAATGTAAATAAGGCAATATGTGATAAGATATCAATTTCCTAGCTATGTCAGAATGACCAGCCTTATTTATGCCTTTAGAGCTCACATTCTGCAAAACCTCGTAGAACATTTTACATAAAGAGCACGGAGCACCTCTGTACCCGTAAGACCGACGGATAAGAGCTCCATTGACCCACTACTTAAGATTTTACATGCTaaaagaatggaaaggaaaaatggtAAAACATCAGTGACAAACCTGAACACTTAACCTGAGGCTATCTGGagttcacaaaaaagaaaaaatcatttcaaaGGGCAGTGTCATATTTATAAGAACTTAAGCAAGTATTTTTTCTAAGACAATCCCTTCACCTACAGGGCTTAATACAGCAAAGGAAAGATGCTAACTACAATGCAATTATATTGTGAGCTTTGACATACCCCGCACTGGTGGGGTGACAACTGCTTTCCA
Encoded here:
- the C1S gene encoding complement C1s subcomponent, producing the protein MRYLIFFCLPVWADAASMYGEILSPNYPQVYPNDVQKSWEIQVPSGYGIRLYFTHMDLEPSQNCEYDFVKIVSGGHVEGVLCGRKKPRAPGSSIVEEFHVPYDTLTMSFQSDFSNEEHFTGFAAYYVAVDLDECMDFVEEPCSHYCNNYIGGYFCTCPPDYFLYDDKKTCGVNCTGNVFTEPSGEISSPNYPNQYPENSRCDYRVALGPGYFVTLTIRSEDFDVEPANSEGTCHDSLTIVSGKQRFGPYCGSKFPGPPEIKTRNNILDIIFQTNHAVQHKGWKIRYYGDPVTCPPSVIPNSVLDPKKDRYIFKDNVKVTCVEGYEIVRQRDSFMTFHSSCQDNGEWTNSHFSCVPVNCGDPIAIDNAQAVYVSELHEPLYKAAVRYQCDAPYYTLKTEGDAVYQCSASGEWVNKEMGTKLPKCVPVCGVPSNPIREKARIFGGTRAEKGNFPWQVYFDYPRGGGVLISERWVMTAAHVLEGYDKPNMYAGVINVGKESLYWEAKQLVAEASFIHPNWKKQPIETRTDFDNDIALLKLREPVKMGPNISPLCLPGKSPEYELQEGTLGYIAGWGQRERGRLPIYLWKAQIPVVNMDKCRSVKPEGSADSSAYRFTDNMICAGGDKDSCKGDSGGAYAIQDPLDDKRYYVAGLISWGPRCGTFGLYTKVVRYLDWITETMSKHEDAEAWED